A stretch of the Bos indicus isolate NIAB-ARS_2022 breed Sahiwal x Tharparkar chromosome 13, NIAB-ARS_B.indTharparkar_mat_pri_1.0, whole genome shotgun sequence genome encodes the following:
- the LOC139186634 gene encoding olfactory receptor 4S2-like yields the protein MEKISNVIEFVFWGLSQNIEVEEVCSVVFSFFYMVILLGNFVIILMVCVGNLFKSPMYFFLNYLSFVDICYSSVIAPKMILDLLAKKKTIYMGCMLQLFGVHFFGCIDIFILTVMAYDRYMAICKPLYYMTIMDRDRCNKMLLGTWIGGFLHSIIQVALVVQLPFCGPNEIDHYFCDVHPVLKLACTDTYVVGGVVTANSGTMALGSFVIFLISYIVILVSLRKQSAEGRHKALSTCGPHIAVIGIFFGPCTFMYMCPDTTFSEDKMVAVFYTIITPMLIPLIYTLRNAEEKSNEETVGQESFSARLMINSKK from the coding sequence ATGGAAAAAATAAGCAATGTAATTGAATTTGTTTTTTGGGGTCTTTCTCAGAACATAGAGGTTGAAGAAGTGTGTTCtgtggtgttttctttcttctacatGGTTATTCTTCTGGGAAACTTTGTCATCATACTGATGGTTTGTGTGGGCAACCTTTTCAAGTCTCCTATGTATTTCTTTCTCAACTACTTGTCTTTTGTGGATATTTGTTACTCTTCAGTCATAGCTCCTAAGATGATTTTGGACCTATTAGCCAAAAAGAAAACTATCTACATGGGGTGCATGTTGCAACTCTTTGGGGTACATTTCTTTGGTTGTATTGACATCTTCATTCTTACTGTAATGGCCTATGATCGTTACATGGCTATTTGTAAACCCCTATACTATATGACCATCATGGATCGAGACAGATGCAATAAAATGCTGCTGGGGACTTGGATAGGTGGGTTCTTACACTCCATCATCCAAGTGGCTCTGGTAGTCCAACTACCCTTTTGTGGACCCAATGAGATTGATCACTACTTTTGCGATGTTCACCCCGTGCTAAAACTCGCCTGCACAGACACATATGTTGTTGGTGGTGTTGTGACAGCCAACAGCGGTACCATGGCTCTGGGGAGCTTTGTCATTTTCCTAATCTCCTATATTGTCATCCTGGTGTCCCTGAGAAAGCAGTCAGCAGAAGGCAGGCACAAAGCTCTCTCCACCTGTGGCCCCCACATTGCCGTGATCGGCATCTTTTTTGGTCCCTGTACTTTCATGTATATGTGTCCTGATACTACCTtttcagaggataagatggtggcTGTGTTTTATACCATTATCACTCCTATGTTAATCCCCCTGATTTATACACTgagaaatgcagaagaaaaaagcaatgaaGAAACCGTGGGGCAGGAGAGTTTTTCTGCGAGGCTAATGATAAATAGTAAAAAGTAA